From the genome of Vibrio navarrensis, one region includes:
- a CDS encoding rhodanese-like domain-containing protein: MSKLNWKSACLTLLLLAPCGPLIASERAETAWEMVESGALLIDVRTAEEFASGHLEQARNIPLSEVASGFRAIDKSQPIVVYCRSGNRSSIAMQALIKQGFTNVHNGGGLSEMQQTQLEMPPLN, from the coding sequence TTAACTGGAAATCGGCTTGCCTAACGTTATTGCTTCTCGCACCTTGCGGGCCGCTTATCGCCTCTGAGCGCGCAGAAACTGCATGGGAAATGGTAGAAAGCGGCGCGCTGCTGATCGATGTGCGCACTGCCGAAGAGTTCGCCAGTGGGCATCTCGAACAGGCGCGTAATATCCCTCTTAGCGAGGTTGCCAGCGGCTTTCGCGCGATTGATAAAAGCCAGCCGATCGTGGTCTATTGCCGCAGCGGCAACCGCTCGTCCATCGCCATGCAAGCGCTGATAAAACAAGGCTTTACCAATGTGCACAATGGTGGTGGCCTAAGTGAAATGCAGCAAACTCAACTGGAAATGCCGCCACTTAATTGA